The genome window GCGACGACCGCGCCGAGCGTGAAGGCGAGGAAGAGCATCACCGTCGTACGCCGTCGGCGCGCGAGCACCTTCGAGCGCTGGGCCCGCGCCTTGGCCTCCGCCGAGTCGGCCCGGCGTGCGCCCGTCGTCCGACCGCCCGGCCGCTTCGCCCGCGCGGGAGCGGGCACTTGGGCCGCCCCCTGCTGCTTGGCCGACGGTGCTCCGCCCTGCTGGGGCACCGGCTTCACCTGGGCCTGTACGTGCGCCTGCGCCTGGGCGTGCGCCTGCGCCTGGGCGGCTCCGGAGGGCTGTGCCGCCGGTTTCCCCGGGTGCTGCGGCTGCTGGCCCTGCTGCGGTGACTCACCTCGCTCCACCGGGAGTCGAGCCTTCGTGTGCTCCCGGTGCGGGGGCATGGCGAAGGCCCGGACGTCCACCGATTCGGTGACGCCGTCCGGTTCGGCGCTGGGCTCCCCCTCCTCGGTGGAGCGCGCCCGCAGGTCCTTGGCGTATCGGCGCTCCATCCCCGCCCGGCCGGAAAGCAGCCGGATGGCGGTGCTGAAGCGTTCCGTCGGACGGGCTTCGTTCAGCTCGTCCTGCCTACGGAGCCACATCGGCACCAAGTAGGCGGCCCAGGCCCCGACGATGACTGCGTAGATGAGGCCGCTGCTGCTCACGCCTCACACGGTAGAGGGGTTTGCGTGAGGCCATCTGCCAATTGAGCCGGTGTGTCGCACGATCTGGCTGATATTTCGAGCTTTTTTTGTGACCGATCCGATCAGCGGGTCGCAGAGAGCGCGAAATTAACGTGCTGAGAACGTGCCGAGAACGTCCCGACTCGTTCAAGCCGATCGCCGTCCGATCCTCGAAGGATCGCCGTTCGGGCATTTTTTTCGAACACGCATTTCATTTATTGGGGTTGTCCGGGCTTGCCCACGTCGGAGCCCGCGTTCCGGGTGTTCCGTGCCCGTTCCCGCTGCCAGCGGCCGAGCAGCCCCTCGGGGACCTCTTCGGCGGTGAGCGCGAAGACGAGATGGTCGCGCCAGGCGCCGTCAATGTGAAGATATCGTGGACGAAGGCCTTCCTCGCGGAATCCGAGTTTCTCCACGACCCGTCGGCTGGGCCGATTCTCGGGGCGAATACAGACCTCGATGCGGTGCAGGCCGACGGTCCGGAAGCAGTGGTCCACGACGAGCGCCACCGCCGTCGGCATCACGCCCCGCCCGGCCACCGACTCGTCGACCCAGTAGCCGACATGGCCGGAGCACATGGAGCCCCAGGTGATCCCGGCGACCGTCAACTGCCCGACCAGCCGCCCCTGGTACTCGATCACGAACGGCAGCATCCGGCCCGCGTTCGCCTCCGCCCGCAGATGGCGGACCATCTGACGGTATGTCGGCCGGTGCGCGATGGGGCCGCTGGGCGTGGGCGGCGGAATGGTCGCCTCCCAGGGCCGCAGCCAGTCCCGGTTGCGCCGGTTCACCTCGCGCCAGGCCCGCTGGTCACGCAACTTTATGGGCCGGAGGACGACCTCGCCGTCCACCAGCGCCACGGGCCAGGATGGGCTGTTCAGCTCGCACCCCCACGGGGTCTGGAGGGGTCCTCCTCGGCCGGGGAGCCGCCGGTGGCCGGCCTCTTGTGGTCCCCGCCGACGGTCGGCCGGTCGTGGTCCCCGCCGCGGATCTGGTCCACGGCGTGGGTCAACAGCGGTTCCAGTACGGCCAGGCCGTCCCGTACGCCGCCGGTCGAGCCCGGCAGGTTGACGATCAGCGTCCGGCCCGCGACCCCGGCGAGGCCCCGGGAGAGCGCCGCCGTGGGCACCTTGTCCCGGCCGTACGCCCGGATCGCCTCGGGGATGCCGGGCACCTCGTGGTCGAGGACCGCGCGGGTGGCCTCGGGGGTGCGGTCGGTGGGCGAGATGCCGGTGCCACCGGTCGTCACGATCACGTCGTACCCGGCGTCGACACCCGCCCGCAGCGCGGCCTCCACAGGGCCGCCGTCCGGCACGACCTGAGGGCCGTCGACGGCGAAGCCGAAGCCGGTGAGCGCCTCGGCGATCAAGGGTCCGCCCCGGTCCTCGTAGACCCCGGCGGCGGCCCGGTTGGAGGCGGTCACGACCAGCGCGCGGTACCCGGCGGGGCCGGTGTCCCCGGCGGGCGCCGTCATGTCCGGCTCCAGTCGCCAGACTTGCCGCCCGTCTTCTCCTCTACGCGGACGTCCGTGATGACCGCGCCCTTGTCGACCGCCTTCACCATGTCGATCACGGTGAGGGCGGCCACGGAGACCGCGGTGAGGGCCTCCATCTCGACGCCCGTACGGTCCGTGGTCCTCACCGTGGCGAGGATCTCGACGGCGTCGTCCGCGACCGACAGATCGACCTCGACGCCCGAGACGGCCAGCGGGTGGCAGAGCGGGATGAGGTCGGGGGTGCGTTTGGCGCCCATGATCCCGGCGATGCGCGCGGTGGCGAGGGCGTCGCCCTTGGGCACCCCCTCGCCGCGCAGCAGTTCGACCACTTTCGGCGAGACCAGGACCCGGCCGCTGGCGCGGGCGGTGCGCGCGGTCACGTCCTTCCCGGAGACGTCGACCATGCGGGCGGCACCCGCGTCGTCGATGTGGGTCAGTCGGTCCTGCGGCGTACTCATGGTGGTGTGGCGCTCCCGGTCGGGGCCCGTCGCGGTGCGGCGCGCGGCCTGTTGTGCGCGACACGGTACGCCACCCTCGACGGTTCAGCCGAGCAGGACGACCTCGACCTCCGTGCCGGGCTCGACGGACTCGATGTCCTCGGGGATCACGATGAGCGCGTCGGCGTGCGCGAGGGCCGCCACGAGGTGCGATCCGGCGCCCCCGACGAGGGTGACCTCGCCGTCCGCGTACGTCCCTCGCAGGTACTGCCGGCGCCCGGCGGGTGAGGCCAGGGCCTTGGGTGCCTGGAGGGTCGCGGTGGCCGTCGGCCGGTGGACGTCGGTCAGGCCCATCAGGGTGCGGATGGCGGGCCGGACGAAGAGCTCGAAGGAGACGTACGACGAGACCGGGTTGCCCGGGAGGGCGAGCAGCGGGGTGTGGTCGGGGCCGATGGTGCCGAAGCCCTGGGGTTTGCCGGGCTGCATGGCGAGCTTGCGGAAGTCGATGCCGGCGCCCTCCTCGTCCTCGTCGCCGACGGACTCCAGGGCCTCCTTGACGACGTCGTACGCGCCGACGCTGACCCCGCCGGTGGTGACGACCAGGTCGGCGCGGACGAGCTGGTCCTCGATGGTGGAGCGGAGGGTCTCGGCGTCGTCGGCGACGGCGCCGACGCGGTAGGCGATGGCGCCCGCGTCCCGGGCGGCGGCGGTGAGGGCGAAGCTGTTGGAGTCGTAGATCTGGCCGGTGGCCGGGGTCTCGCCGGGCGGGATCAGTTCGCTGCCGGTGGAGAGCACGACCACGCGCGGGCGCGGGCGTACGCGTACCGAGGCGCGGCCGACGGCGGCGAGCAGGCCGAGCTGGGGCGGGCCGAGGATCGTCCCGGCGGCCAGGGCGCGTTCCCCGGCCTTCACGTCGCTGCCCTTCGCGCGGACGTGCGCGCGTGCCTCGGCGGCGCGGTGCACGGCGACCTGGCCGGTGGCGCCCTCGGGGCTCGCGCTGCGCGCGCGCATCCCGGAGACGGGTCCCTCGCCGAGGCCGCCGTCGGTCCACTCCACCGGGACGACCGCCTCGGCGCCGGGCGGCAGGGGGGCGCCGGTCATGATGCGGGCGGCCTCACCGGGCCCCACACGGGGCGGTTCGGCCTGGCCCGCCGCGACGTCCCCGATCACCGTGAGCACGGCCGGGAACTCCTCGCTGGCGCCCGCGACGTCCGCGACCCGCACCGCGTACCCGTCCATCGAGCTGTTGTCGAACGGTGGCAGGGAGATCGGCACCGTGACGTCCTCGACCAGGACACAGCCCTGGGCGTCGAGGAGTTGCAGCTCGATGGGTTCCAGGGGCTGGACGGTGGCGAGGATGTCCTCCAGGTGCTCGGTCACCGACCAGAGGTGGCCCGGTCCGGTGGTGCGGGTCGCGGCGGTGCTCAATGTGGCTACATCTCCTCGGCTACGTAACTGCGAAGCCAGGTCCGGAAGTCCGGTCCCAGGTCTTCACGTTCGCATGCGAGTCTGACAATGGCACGCAAGTAGTCGCCGCGGTCCCCGGTGTCATAGCGGCGGCCCTTGAAGACGACGCCGTGCACGGGGCCGCCGACCTTCTCGTCCGCGGCGAGCTGCTGGAGGGCGTCGGTGAGCTGGATCTCGCCGCCGCGGCCCGGCTCGGTCCGGCGCAGGACGTCGAAGATCTGCGGGGCGAGGACATAACGGCCGATGATCGCGTAGTTGGAGGGGGCGTCGGCCGGGTCCGGCTTCTCGACCAGGCCCGTGACCTTGACGACGTCGCCGTCCTCGGTGGGCTCCACGGCCGCGCAGCCGTAGAGGTGGATCTGCTCCGGCGCGACCTCCATCAGCGCGATGACGCTGCCGCCGCTGCACTCCTGGACCTCGACCATGCGTCGCAGGAGCGGGTCGCGGGGGTCGATCAGGTCGTCGCCGAGGAGGACCGCGAAGGGCTCGTCGCCGACGTGCGGGGCGGCGCACAGGACGGCGTGCCCGAGGCCCTTGGGGTCGCCCTGGCGGACGTAGTGCATGGTGGCGAGGTCGCTGGACTCCTGGACCTTGGCGAGCCGGTGGGCGTCGCCCTTCTTCTGGAGGGCGGACTCCAGCTCGTAGTTGCGGTCGAAGTGGTCCTCAAGGGGGCGCTTGTTGCGGCCGGTGATCATCAGGACGTCGTCGAGCCCCGCCGATGCGGCCTCTTCGACCACGTACTGGATCGCCGGCTTGTCCACGACCGGCAGCATCTCCTTGGGAGTCGCTTTGGTGGCCGGCAGGAACCGGGTTCCGAGGCCCGCGGCGGGAATGACAGCCTTGCTGATCCTGGGGTTCGCCTCACTCATGGCCCGAACCCTATCGGGTGCCTTTGTGGGGAATCTGTGGCTCCGATTAATTCGCTCTCATATGAGCCGATTACGAATAGTACTGGAGCGACCTGTGAGCAACATGGGATCCGGACCGGACTCTGCCAAGCGAATGTTGCGTCGAGAGTTCCTCCTGGTGAGGAACGGGTTGACGCCGGATGACGTCCGGAGAACGACCGGCGCGCTCGCGGGCCGGGCCCTCGATCTGCCCGAACTGGCGCACGCGCGCACGGTGGCGGCGTACGTCTCCGTGGGGAGCGAGCCCGGCACCCTCGCGCTCCTCGACGCACTCCGCGCGCGGGGCGTGCGCGTCCTGCTGCCGCTGCTGCTCCCCGACAACGACCTCGACTGGGGCCTCTACGAGGGGGATTCCTCCCTCG of Streptomyces phaeolivaceus contains these proteins:
- a CDS encoding GNAT family N-acetyltransferase, giving the protein MDGEVVLRPIKLRDQRAWREVNRRNRDWLRPWEATIPPPTPSGPIAHRPTYRQMVRHLRAEANAGRMLPFVIEYQGRLVGQLTVAGITWGSMCSGHVGYWVDESVAGRGVMPTAVALVVDHCFRTVGLHRIEVCIRPENRPSRRVVEKLGFREEGLRPRYLHIDGAWRDHLVFALTAEEVPEGLLGRWQRERARNTRNAGSDVGKPGQPQ
- a CDS encoding MogA/MoaB family molybdenum cofactor biosynthesis protein, with translation MTAPAGDTGPAGYRALVVTASNRAAAGVYEDRGGPLIAEALTGFGFAVDGPQVVPDGGPVEAALRAGVDAGYDVIVTTGGTGISPTDRTPEATRAVLDHEVPGIPEAIRAYGRDKVPTAALSRGLAGVAGRTLIVNLPGSTGGVRDGLAVLEPLLTHAVDQIRGGDHDRPTVGGDHKRPATGGSPAEEDPSRPRGGAS
- the moaC gene encoding cyclic pyranopterin monophosphate synthase MoaC; the encoded protein is MSTPQDRLTHIDDAGAARMVDVSGKDVTARTARASGRVLVSPKVVELLRGEGVPKGDALATARIAGIMGAKRTPDLIPLCHPLAVSGVEVDLSVADDAVEILATVRTTDRTGVEMEALTAVSVAALTVIDMVKAVDKGAVITDVRVEEKTGGKSGDWSRT
- the glp gene encoding molybdotransferase-like divisome protein Glp, which translates into the protein MSTAATRTTGPGHLWSVTEHLEDILATVQPLEPIELQLLDAQGCVLVEDVTVPISLPPFDNSSMDGYAVRVADVAGASEEFPAVLTVIGDVAAGQAEPPRVGPGEAARIMTGAPLPPGAEAVVPVEWTDGGLGEGPVSGMRARSASPEGATGQVAVHRAAEARAHVRAKGSDVKAGERALAAGTILGPPQLGLLAAVGRASVRVRPRPRVVVLSTGSELIPPGETPATGQIYDSNSFALTAAARDAGAIAYRVGAVADDAETLRSTIEDQLVRADLVVTTGGVSVGAYDVVKEALESVGDEDEEGAGIDFRKLAMQPGKPQGFGTIGPDHTPLLALPGNPVSSYVSFELFVRPAIRTLMGLTDVHRPTATATLQAPKALASPAGRRQYLRGTYADGEVTLVGGAGSHLVAALAHADALIVIPEDIESVEPGTEVEVVLLG
- the galU gene encoding UTP--glucose-1-phosphate uridylyltransferase GalU, with amino-acid sequence MSEANPRISKAVIPAAGLGTRFLPATKATPKEMLPVVDKPAIQYVVEEAASAGLDDVLMITGRNKRPLEDHFDRNYELESALQKKGDAHRLAKVQESSDLATMHYVRQGDPKGLGHAVLCAAPHVGDEPFAVLLGDDLIDPRDPLLRRMVEVQECSGGSVIALMEVAPEQIHLYGCAAVEPTEDGDVVKVTGLVEKPDPADAPSNYAIIGRYVLAPQIFDVLRRTEPGRGGEIQLTDALQQLAADEKVGGPVHGVVFKGRRYDTGDRGDYLRAIVRLACEREDLGPDFRTWLRSYVAEEM